One Mercurialis annua linkage group LG3, ddMerAnnu1.2, whole genome shotgun sequence DNA window includes the following coding sequences:
- the LOC126674535 gene encoding protein DETOXIFICATION 35-like, producing METPLINESFSTANDGGDYNPVKSLKELKLVFWIETVKIWKIAGPVVFNFMCQYGINSVTNIFVGHIGDFELSAVSISLSVIGTFSFGFMLGMGSALETLCGQAFGAGQVHMLGIYMQRSWIILWVTCFCLLPIYIFASPVLKLLGQEETMADLAGKFTLLIIPQLFSLAINFPTQKFLQAQSKVDVLAWIGFAAFVLHVPLLWLLIHVFGWGINGAAIAFDITNWGIAIAQVVYVLGWCNEGWNGFSWSAFKEIWAFVRLSLASAVMLCLEIWYMMSIIVLTGHLDNAVIAIDSLSICMNFNGWEGMLFIGMNAAISVRVSNELGSGHPRAAKYSVYVTIFQSFLIGLLSMVVILITKDYFAIIFTDSKELQVAVSKLAFLLGITMVLNSIQPVIGGVAIGSGWQSLVAYVNIGSFYVFGLPFGYLLGYTAKLGVTGLWGGMIAGTALQTLILLIVLYRTNWNKEVEQTSERVRRWGGQGGETITEKV from the exons ATGGAGACGCCACTGATTAACGAAAGCTTCTCCACCGCCAACGACGGCGGAGATTACAACCCTGTCAAGAGCCTTAAAGAGCTAAAATTAGTGTTCTGGATCGAAACTGTTAAAATATGGAAGATTGCCGGTCCGGTTGTGTTTAATTTCATGTGTCAATATGGCATCAACTCCGTCACTAATATTTTCGTCGGTCATATCGGCGACTTTGAGCTCTCCGCCGTTTCCATTTCTCTGTCGGTCATTGGCACTTTTTCCTTTGGCTTCATG CTGGGGATGGGAAGTGCATTAGAGACACTATGTGGTCAAGCATTTGGTGCAGGGCAAGTTCATATGCTAGGCATTTACATGCAGAGGTCATGGATTATCTTATGGGTGACTTGTTTTTGTCTCTTGCCCATTTACATATTCGCTTCACCAGTTCTAAAACTGCTTGGGCAAGAGGAAACCATGGCTGATCTTGCTGGGAAATTCACTCTACTAATTATTCCACAGTTATTTTCCCTTGCAATTAATTTCCCTACCCAAAAGTTTCTTCAGGCACAAAGCAAGGTTGATGTCCTTGCTTGGATTGGCTTTGCGGCTTTTGTCTTACACGTTCCTCTGCTTTGGCTCTTAATTCACGTGTTCGGGTGGGGAATAAATGGTGCAGCTATAGCATTTGACATTACCAATTGGGGAATTGCTATAGCTCAAGTTGTGTACGTTTTAGGATGGTGCAACGAAGGGTGGAACGGATTCTCGTGGTCTGCTTTTAAAGAGATTTGGGCTTTTGTTAGACTGTCACTCGCTTCTGCTGTTATGCTTTGTTTAGAGATTTGGTATATGATGAGTATTATTGTGCTCACTGGTCACCTTGATAATGCAGTCATTGCTATTGATTCCCTCTCTATTTG TATGAATTTCAATGGTTGGGAGGGCATGTTGTTTATTGGCATGAATGCAGCCATCAG CGTTCGAGTTTCGAATGAACTTGGATCAGGACATCCAAGGGCAGCTAAATATTCAGTATATGTGACAATATTTCAATCATTCCTCATCGGGCTTCTTTCAATGGTTGTAATATTGATAACGAAGGACTATTTTGCAATCATTTTCACCGACAGCAAGGAGCTCCAAGTAGCTGTTTCAAAGCTAGCATTTCTCCTTGGCATCACCATGGTTCTCAACAGTATTCAGCCTGTGATCGGAG GTGTTGCAATTGGGAGTGGATGGCAATCATTAGTAGCCTATGTCAACATAGGCAGCTTCTATGTTTTCGGGCTTCCATTCGGTTACCTTCTTGGTTACACAGCAAAGTTGGGAGTAACG GGACTATGGGGAGGAATGATAGCTGGAACTGCATTGCAGACTTTAATACTCTTGATTGTACTTTACAGAACCAACTGGAACAAAGAG GTGGAACAAACATCTGAACGCGTACGGAGGTGGGGCGGACAGGGCGGGGAAACCATTACCGAGAAGGTCTGA